In Tessaracoccus flavus, the following are encoded in one genomic region:
- a CDS encoding Lrp/AsnC family transcriptional regulator has product MDWAILELLQVDATMPNKEIAANVGVAPSTCLERIRRMRRNGAIVATRAYVAPSLLGKGEQAFLGIQIRPHARETANDFVQKALALPETLALYNVSGSDDYLVHVAVADSTELQTLIIDKILALPQVAHCRTQLIFGEPWVAPLRHRPAAGALRG; this is encoded by the coding sequence GTGGACTGGGCGATCCTCGAACTGCTGCAGGTGGATGCGACCATGCCGAACAAGGAAATCGCCGCCAATGTCGGTGTGGCTCCGAGCACCTGCCTGGAGCGCATCCGGCGGATGCGCCGCAACGGCGCAATTGTCGCTACCCGCGCATATGTGGCCCCGAGCCTGCTCGGCAAGGGTGAGCAGGCGTTCCTCGGTATCCAGATCCGCCCGCATGCCCGCGAAACGGCCAACGACTTCGTGCAGAAGGCGCTGGCGCTGCCGGAGACGCTTGCCCTCTACAACGTCAGCGGCAGTGATGACTACCTCGTCCACGTCGCAGTCGCCGATAGTACCGAGTTGCAGACCCTCATCATCGACAAGATTCTGGCGTTGCCGCAGGTCGCGCACTGTCGGACGCAGCTGATCTTCGGCGAGCCCTGGGTGGCTCCGCTGCGGCACCGCCCTGCGGCGGGCGCGTTGCGTGGCTGA
- a CDS encoding IS1634 family transposase: protein MSPYVRTVKTASGATAVQVVWSNKRGSKQMDHIGSAHTAEDVEILKSVAQQRMTASQDELDLGDGQPRKRALAIRASRSEHLWEALSAAFRAVGLETTSGGDEVFRQLVLARVIEPTSKLDAIRVLDEIGIKSPSYRTIERRLPLYAADPWRRRLAAGFAAHVGLGPATLVLYDVTTLYFETDQGDGFRESGFSKERRLEPQITIGLLADVRGFPLMVHAFEGNKAETTTMIPVLHQFMAAHRIPEVTVVADAGMLSDGNLKALAAAGLRYIVGQPIPKVFYQLEQWQKTHPGQDPVDQMILTQPWARGSLEAQQSETIYYQYRADRARRSLRGIDEQVRKAADAVAGKTAVKRNRFVRLEGGSKSVNRELEAKTRTLAGWKAYITNLEHPTPEYVIGAYHQLWQIEKSFRMSKSDLRARPIFHHKRDSIEAHLTIVFAALAVVRWLEATTGASIKQLVKTLRRYRTIDIQAGDQIVTAEDPLPDDLTELLDRIHQRH, encoded by the coding sequence ATGTCTCCCTACGTGCGGACGGTCAAGACCGCCAGCGGCGCGACCGCGGTGCAGGTGGTCTGGTCCAACAAGCGCGGGTCGAAGCAGATGGATCACATCGGATCGGCTCACACCGCCGAGGATGTGGAGATCCTCAAGAGCGTCGCGCAGCAGCGGATGACCGCCAGCCAGGACGAGCTCGACCTCGGCGACGGCCAGCCCCGCAAGCGTGCCCTGGCGATCCGTGCGTCACGGTCGGAGCATCTGTGGGAAGCGTTGTCAGCCGCGTTCCGTGCGGTCGGGTTGGAGACCACCAGCGGCGGCGATGAGGTGTTCAGACAGCTGGTGCTGGCCCGGGTGATCGAGCCGACCAGCAAGCTCGACGCGATCCGGGTCCTCGACGAGATCGGCATCAAGTCACCCAGTTACCGCACCATCGAACGCCGGCTACCGCTGTATGCGGCCGACCCGTGGCGGCGCCGTCTCGCGGCGGGGTTCGCGGCCCATGTGGGGCTGGGGCCGGCGACGCTGGTGCTCTACGACGTGACCACCCTGTATTTCGAGACCGATCAGGGTGACGGGTTCCGCGAGTCGGGGTTCTCGAAGGAACGCCGCCTGGAGCCGCAGATCACAATCGGCCTCCTCGCCGATGTCCGCGGGTTCCCGCTCATGGTCCACGCGTTCGAGGGCAACAAAGCCGAAACGACCACGATGATCCCGGTCCTGCACCAGTTCATGGCCGCCCACCGCATCCCCGAAGTCACCGTCGTCGCGGACGCCGGGATGCTGTCAGATGGCAACCTGAAGGCCCTGGCCGCAGCGGGGCTGCGCTACATCGTCGGGCAACCGATCCCGAAGGTGTTCTACCAGTTGGAGCAGTGGCAGAAGACGCATCCCGGGCAGGACCCGGTCGATCAGATGATCCTCACCCAGCCCTGGGCCCGCGGGTCGTTGGAGGCTCAGCAGTCGGAGACGATCTACTACCAGTACCGCGCTGACAGGGCCCGCCGCAGTCTCCGCGGGATCGATGAACAGGTCCGCAAAGCCGCCGACGCCGTCGCCGGGAAGACAGCAGTCAAACGCAACCGGTTCGTCCGCCTCGAAGGCGGCTCGAAATCAGTCAACCGCGAACTGGAGGCCAAGACCCGCACCCTGGCCGGCTGGAAGGCCTACATCACCAACCTCGAGCACCCGACACCGGAGTACGTGATCGGCGCCTATCACCAGCTCTGGCAGATCGAGAAGTCCTTCCGGATGTCCAAGAGCGACCTTCGAGCCCGCCCGATCTTCCACCACAAGCGCGACTCCATCGAAGCCCACCTGACCATCGTGTTCGCCGCCCTGGCCGTGGTCCGCTGGCTCGAGGCCACCACCGGGGCCAGCATCAAGCAGCTCGTCAAGACCCTGCGCCGCTACCGCACCATCGACATCCAAGCCGGCGACCAGATCGTCACCGCCGAAGACCCCCTACCCGACGACCTGACGGAACTCCTCGACCGGATCCACCAACGCCACTGA
- a CDS encoding type II toxin-antitoxin system RelE/ParE family toxin yields MIRSFGDKETERLWRRERMRSIGPRIHRVALRKLRQVGSAESIEDLRVPPGNRLEALKGDRAGQHSIRINDQWRICFVWTAAGPEEVQIVDYH; encoded by the coding sequence GTGATCAGATCGTTCGGCGACAAGGAGACCGAACGGCTGTGGCGTCGTGAACGCATGAGGTCGATTGGTCCGAGGATCCATCGAGTCGCATTGCGCAAGCTTCGTCAGGTGGGGTCCGCGGAGTCCATCGAGGACCTCCGTGTCCCACCCGGCAACCGCCTCGAAGCTCTCAAGGGCGACCGTGCCGGGCAGCACAGCATCAGGATCAACGACCAGTGGCGGATCTGCTTCGTGTGGACCGCCGCCGGACCAGAGGAGGTGCAGATCGTTGACTACCACTGA
- a CDS encoding GNAT family N-acetyltransferase, whose amino-acid sequence MALTFRRADATDTAVAQEAYRLIIDHLAETVDFPHWHTENHPTPEEVASWVEAGELYLALDEDGETAGVTVLNHDAVDAYHEAAWTVEAEPHEVLVVHALGVVPERLGTGVSQFLVDASLQVAREQGCKAVRLDTYVENTPARKLYERHGFIDLGCHNVVYEGTDLSQFHLFEYAL is encoded by the coding sequence ATGGCCCTGACCTTTCGGCGAGCAGATGCGACTGACACCGCCGTCGCGCAGGAGGCGTACCGGCTGATCATCGACCACCTGGCCGAGACTGTCGACTTCCCGCACTGGCACACCGAGAATCACCCCACCCCCGAGGAAGTCGCCAGCTGGGTCGAGGCCGGCGAGCTCTATCTCGCGCTCGATGAGGACGGTGAGACCGCTGGGGTCACAGTGCTCAACCACGACGCCGTGGACGCCTACCATGAAGCCGCGTGGACCGTCGAGGCAGAGCCGCATGAAGTCCTCGTCGTGCACGCTCTCGGCGTCGTGCCCGAGCGCCTGGGCACGGGAGTGTCTCAGTTCCTCGTGGATGCGTCCCTCCAGGTCGCCCGCGAGCAGGGCTGCAAGGCCGTCCGCCTGGACACCTACGTCGAAAACACTCCCGCGCGGAAGCTCTATGAGCGGCACGGTTTCATCGACCTGGGTTGTCACAACGTGGTCTACGAGGGCACCGATCTGAGCCAGTTCCACCTGTTCGAGTACGCACTCTGA
- a CDS encoding nucleotidyltransferase domain-containing protein, producing MDAAEVVRVVGWLEERSVVYQVNGGWAVDALHGSQTRSHGDLDVFVDSTTVDALMEWLLGRGYSIVEDWRPIRVELRAGDRAVDIHPMDVDCVGDGVQQGFGEDSFVHRARERAVGVIGDRSVVVACAARLMALRLGYDLRPEDRHDLDVLGRLVADHS from the coding sequence ATGGACGCCGCTGAGGTAGTCCGAGTCGTTGGCTGGCTCGAGGAGCGATCAGTCGTCTACCAGGTCAACGGCGGATGGGCCGTTGACGCTCTGCACGGTTCCCAGACCAGATCGCATGGTGATCTGGATGTGTTCGTCGACTCGACGACGGTCGACGCCCTCATGGAATGGTTGCTCGGTCGCGGATACAGCATCGTGGAGGACTGGCGTCCGATCCGAGTTGAGCTGCGCGCCGGCGACAGGGCGGTCGACATCCATCCGATGGACGTGGACTGTGTCGGCGACGGGGTCCAGCAGGGCTTCGGTGAAGACTCGTTCGTCCACCGAGCGCGCGAGCGCGCGGTCGGAGTGATCGGAGATCGCTCGGTAGTTGTCGCGTGCGCCGCGCGACTCATGGCGCTGAGGCTCGGTTACGACCTCCGGCCGGAGGACCGCCACGATCTCGACGTGCTTGGGAGGTTGGTCGCCGACCACTCTTGA
- a CDS encoding HNH endonuclease signature motif containing protein yields MSEIRELGQRYIAALWDAAHTVGSDPTAGHRLAGLVDAVTEAESQLAGFRLHLLREARLTGADIVVDQVRGSVRTTPAQATATIKLATDLADRFPIIAAALTDGAISLAQADAIVTGLRKLPGGLTRADLARCQTTILEYADTLGPTELRVLASRLVEVIDPDRADADDAARLAADERAARRNRWLRLTPDHHGSTRITGQLPVADAAVLSAQLEALMPPASAYSDAALTPTPDMRRADALIALTHTAATTGGLPAHGGDRPRVHFTLDYHTLLTGLGKADLLTTTTHDRLTAGEARRLACDAGIIPIVLGGRSQPIDVGREQRTFPRAVRAALIERDRGCVFPGCTATPAQCEAHHIIPWWNQGPTSVHNGVLLCPYHHRLVEPDPLQSEQSQWQVHLDPVTDMPWFTPPRHIDPRRRPRQHTRHRLHHITPAETAPARAPDPPGSPDPDGPDLDDLINRTAHVWHPDQ; encoded by the coding sequence ATGAGCGAGATCCGGGAGTTGGGGCAGCGTTACATCGCCGCGCTATGGGACGCCGCCCACACGGTCGGCTCCGACCCGACCGCTGGGCACCGGTTGGCCGGTCTCGTCGACGCGGTGACCGAGGCCGAGTCGCAGTTGGCGGGATTCCGGCTCCATCTGCTCCGCGAAGCCCGCCTCACCGGTGCCGACATCGTGGTCGACCAGGTGCGGGGGTCGGTGCGCACCACCCCAGCCCAGGCCACCGCGACGATCAAGCTGGCCACGGACCTGGCCGACCGGTTCCCGATCATCGCCGCCGCCTTGACCGACGGAGCCATCTCCCTGGCCCAGGCCGACGCGATCGTGACCGGGCTGCGGAAACTTCCCGGCGGGTTGACCCGGGCCGACCTGGCCCGCTGCCAAACCACCATCCTTGAGTATGCCGACACCCTCGGCCCGACCGAACTTCGGGTCCTGGCGTCGCGTCTGGTCGAGGTGATCGACCCGGACCGCGCTGACGCCGACGACGCCGCCCGCCTCGCCGCCGACGAACGAGCCGCGCGCAGGAACCGGTGGCTGCGGCTGACCCCGGACCATCACGGATCGACGCGGATCACTGGACAACTCCCCGTCGCCGACGCCGCGGTGCTGTCGGCGCAACTGGAGGCGTTGATGCCACCCGCCTCGGCATACAGCGATGCGGCGCTCACCCCGACCCCGGACATGCGCCGCGCCGACGCGCTCATCGCCTTGACCCACACCGCCGCCACCACCGGGGGACTGCCTGCCCATGGCGGGGACCGGCCCAGGGTCCACTTCACACTGGACTACCACACCCTGCTCACCGGCCTCGGGAAAGCGGATCTGCTCACCACCACCACCCACGACCGGCTCACTGCCGGTGAGGCGCGCCGACTCGCCTGCGACGCCGGGATCATCCCGATCGTGCTCGGCGGCCGGTCCCAGCCCATCGATGTCGGACGCGAGCAGCGCACGTTCCCGCGCGCCGTCCGGGCCGCGCTGATCGAAAGGGACCGGGGCTGCGTGTTCCCCGGCTGCACCGCCACCCCCGCACAGTGTGAAGCCCATCACATCATCCCGTGGTGGAACCAAGGCCCCACCTCGGTACACAACGGAGTCCTGCTGTGCCCCTACCACCACCGGTTGGTGGAACCTGACCCCCTGCAATCCGAACAGTCGCAGTGGCAGGTCCACCTCGACCCAGTTACCGACATGCCCTGGTTCACCCCACCCAGGCACATCGACCCCCGACGACGGCCCCGCCAACACACCCGCCACCGCCTCCACCACATCACCCCCGCCGAGACGGCGCCAGCACGCGCACCCGACCCGCCTGGCAGCCCAGACCCGGACGGCCCGGACCTCGACGACCTCATCAACCGCACCGCCCACGTCTGGCACCCCGACCAGTGA
- a CDS encoding type II toxin-antitoxin system RelE/ParE family toxin — MIRSFGSKDTERLWRRERVRSIYHRIHRVALRKLRQVGSAESIEDLRVPPGNRFEALKGDRAGQHSIRINDEWRIWFVRTDAGPEEVEIVDYH, encoded by the coding sequence GTGATCAGATCGTTCGGGAGCAAGGACACCGAACGATTGTGGCGTCGTGAGCGAGTGCGCTCGATCTATCATCGGATCCATCGGGTCGCACTGCGCAAGCTTCGTCAGGTGGGATCGGCGGAGTCCATCGAGGATCTTCGGGTCCCGCCGGGCAACCGGTTCGAAGCGCTGAAGGGCGACCGCGCCGGGCAGCACAGCATCAGGATCAACGACGAGTGGCGGATCTGGTTCGTGCGGACCGACGCAGGACCGGAGGAGGTGGAGATCGTTGACTACCACTGA
- a CDS encoding HigA family addiction module antitoxin, which translates to MEDFIEGFGITQNKLAVSIGVPPRRINEIVHGKRGITADTALRLAKYFGTSAEFWINLQSHYELDRAEDQAGEQIAAIAPLKIA; encoded by the coding sequence ATGGAGGACTTCATCGAGGGCTTCGGCATCACGCAGAACAAGCTCGCCGTATCCATCGGCGTCCCGCCTCGGCGGATCAACGAGATCGTGCATGGCAAGCGGGGGATCACGGCGGATACAGCGTTGCGACTTGCGAAGTACTTCGGTACCTCGGCGGAGTTCTGGATCAACCTGCAGAGCCACTACGAGTTGGACCGCGCCGAGGACCAGGCGGGGGAGCAGATCGCAGCGATCGCCCCGCTGAAGATCGCGTGA
- a CDS encoding response regulator, protein MTSDPGTGARTGPGDGRAWRSIGWVSAGLAVLALVVGLLDLGPWVLAAPALNFVAFLSLSVTCLAVCLAIKIFRNQARYAAIESEANKAILAKIGESSATAALRAGSAEDNTEEIKRLLNAVQALKTNSPLSPERTADALAAYAEANKGAKQILWVDDNVEWIQMERETLEAAGVATVWAPSTQRALDLLTGNSFSVVVTDMKRYEGEKEGYALLEAMRARGDDTPVIVYSSSRHPDHIAQVVDHGGQGATNDPAELFELVMKELS, encoded by the coding sequence GTGACGAGCGACCCGGGTACTGGCGCGAGAACGGGTCCCGGCGACGGCCGCGCATGGCGATCCATTGGCTGGGTTTCTGCAGGCCTCGCCGTGCTGGCGCTCGTCGTCGGGCTCCTGGATCTTGGGCCTTGGGTGTTAGCCGCCCCAGCTTTGAACTTCGTCGCGTTCCTTTCGCTTTCCGTGACCTGCCTGGCCGTCTGTCTCGCGATCAAGATCTTCCGTAATCAAGCGAGGTACGCCGCGATTGAAAGCGAAGCCAATAAGGCGATCCTGGCCAAGATCGGCGAATCATCGGCGACAGCGGCGCTCCGGGCCGGATCAGCGGAAGACAACACTGAGGAGATCAAGCGCCTTCTCAATGCGGTGCAGGCATTGAAAACGAACTCTCCTCTTTCTCCAGAGAGGACCGCTGATGCGCTGGCTGCTTACGCCGAAGCGAACAAGGGCGCGAAGCAGATCTTGTGGGTGGACGATAACGTCGAGTGGATCCAGATGGAGCGGGAGACACTTGAGGCGGCCGGTGTAGCTACTGTTTGGGCCCCTAGCACTCAGCGTGCGCTGGATTTGCTCACCGGGAACTCCTTCAGCGTAGTGGTAACGGACATGAAGAGATATGAAGGCGAGAAAGAGGGCTATGCGCTGCTCGAGGCGATGAGAGCCCGTGGTGACGACACTCCCGTTATCGTTTATTCAAGTTCACGTCATCCCGACCACATCGCCCAGGTAGTTGACCACGGCGGACAGGGTGCGACAAACGATCCGGCAGAGTTGTTCGAACTGGTGATGAAGGAGTTGTCTTGA
- a CDS encoding AAA family ATPase has translation MTGHLIVISGLPGVGKTSVAEVVAARTGSMHLSIDAVEESILACGLPRGWQVGVAAYEAVGTMADLNLRLGQTVIIDAVNDSEEARQTWRGAATRNESRIEFVHLVISDALEHERRLASRDRGLAHVGEPTWADVRRRRAGYAAWSDAAVEIDTAVQTVDEIADAIISRLDFA, from the coding sequence GTGACAGGGCATCTCATCGTGATCTCTGGTCTTCCCGGCGTCGGGAAGACCAGCGTTGCCGAGGTCGTCGCGGCGCGTACGGGGTCTATGCACCTGTCCATCGACGCTGTCGAGGAGTCGATCCTCGCCTGTGGCCTGCCGCGAGGTTGGCAAGTCGGTGTCGCCGCGTACGAGGCCGTCGGCACGATGGCGGACCTGAACCTGCGACTCGGTCAAACGGTCATCATCGATGCGGTCAATGACAGCGAGGAGGCTCGGCAGACCTGGCGCGGTGCGGCGACGCGCAATGAGTCCCGTATCGAGTTCGTACATCTGGTTATCAGCGATGCGCTGGAGCACGAGCGACGGCTTGCCAGCAGGGATCGCGGTCTCGCCCACGTCGGCGAACCAACCTGGGCGGACGTCCGTCGCCGTCGCGCCGGCTACGCCGCGTGGTCTGATGCGGCGGTGGAGATCGACACAGCAGTCCAGACCGTGGACGAGATCGCGGATGCGATCATCTCCCGCCTCGACTTCGCCTGA